Proteins co-encoded in one Candidatus Pelagibacter sp. RS40 genomic window:
- the ssb gene encoding single-stranded DNA-binding protein, producing the protein MAGSLNKVLLIGRLGADPEVKQMVNGKSVARLSLATSQSWKDKNTGEKKEKTEWHRVVVFNEGLVSVVQQYLKKGAQVYVEGQLSTRKWKDEQSGQDKYSTEILIQGYNSSLTMLGGGNQNSIPSQDNKQNFEDNSIAQNDMDDDIPF; encoded by the coding sequence ATGGCAGGTAGTTTAAATAAAGTACTTTTAATCGGTCGATTAGGCGCAGATCCAGAAGTGAAACAAATGGTAAATGGCAAAAGTGTTGCAAGATTAAGCCTTGCAACTAGTCAATCCTGGAAAGATAAAAACACAGGAGAAAAAAAAGAGAAAACAGAATGGCATAGAGTGGTTGTATTTAACGAGGGACTAGTTAGTGTCGTTCAACAGTATCTCAAAAAAGGCGCACAAGTATACGTTGAAGGACAACTTTCAACACGAAAATGGAAAGATGAACAGTCTGGTCAAGATAAGTATTCGACAGAAATTTTAATACAAGGTTATAATTCTTCTTTAACAATGTTAGGTGGTGGAAATCAAAATTCGATCCCTTCTCAAGATAATAAACAAAATTTTGAAGACAATAGCATTGCTCAAAACGATATGGACGATGATATTCCATTCTAG